From a region of the Alnus glutinosa chromosome 1, dhAlnGlut1.1, whole genome shotgun sequence genome:
- the LOC133852506 gene encoding E3 ubiquitin-protein ligase RHA2A-like, protein MGLQSQLNDVSSDSIPLLLVALIANCVAYLRSLLLGLLHTLGLSRFDPNRVDDGLLSAVGSGLAGLIALADQLNNNQAFSYEYAASEDGLGPATDPMDRPICVVCRSALRDGDHVRRLPCRHVFHKECFDGWLDHLKFNCPLCRSPLVSDERVGLVSRRVGADLLSWFSLR, encoded by the coding sequence ATGGGGTTACAGAGCCAGCTGAACGACGTCTCATCGGATTCGATCCCACTACTACTTGTGGCGCTCATCGCCAACTGCGTCGCCTACCTCCGCTCCTTGCTCTTAGGCCTTCTCCACACGCTGGGCCTGTCCAGATTCGACCCGAACCGAGTCGACGACGGTCTACTGAGCGCAGTCGGGTCGGGCCTGGCCGGCCTCATCGCCTTGGCGGATCAGCTCAACAACAACCAGGCGTTTTCATACGAGTACGCCGCTAGCGAGGATGGTCTTGGGCCGGCCACCGACCCTATGGACCGGCCCATCTGCGTGGTCTGCAGAAGCGCGCTGAGGGATGGGGACCATGTGCGCAGGCTGCCCTGCCGCCACGTGTTCCACAAGGAGTGCTTCGATGGCTGGCTTGACCACCTCAAGTTTAATTGCCCTCTCTGTCGGTCGCCCCTGGTGTCTGACGAGCGCGTGGGTCTCGTGAGCCGGCGCGTGGGGGCTGACCTCCTCTCTTGGTTCTCTTTGCGGTGA